The following are from one region of the Actinopolyspora halophila DSM 43834 genome:
- a CDS encoding MGMT family protein, translating into MDEQTWEHVRTVVTTIPPGHVLGYGDVARHAGLRSARVVGRILAEDGADLPWHRVLRSNGSVAEHLRHEQLERLRAEGVLADRGRVDMRRYRWKPPEPFELPGAG; encoded by the coding sequence GTGGACGAACAGACCTGGGAACACGTTCGAACGGTGGTCACCACCATCCCCCCGGGGCACGTCCTCGGTTACGGCGACGTCGCGCGGCACGCGGGGCTGCGTTCCGCCCGTGTGGTCGGACGGATCCTCGCCGAGGACGGCGCGGACCTCCCCTGGCACAGAGTGCTCCGCTCGAACGGGAGCGTGGCCGAGCACCTGCGCCACGAACAGCTGGAACGGCTCCGCGCCGAGGGAGTGCTCGCCGACAGGGGGCGGGTGGACATGCGTCGCTACCGGTGGAAACCGCCCGAACCCTTCGAACTCCCCGGCGCGGGATGA
- a CDS encoding uroporphyrinogen-III synthase — MGSKTEEPLRGYTVGVTAERKAEELASLLNRRGAEVVQAPAMHTVPLPRDGALAESTAEVLAAEVDYVVATTGVGFRGWLEAADTAGDGAALRERLSAATLLARGSKAVGAIRGAGLEVAWSAPSEEAGEVLDHLLTRELRGRRVVVQVHGDPMSWFRERLVEAGAEVIAVMVYRWTDPLEPEKLDDLIDRVIDGRVHALAFTSAPAAANLLGRAERIGRSAELHEAVNGGVLLGCVGSVTAAPLVEAGLSCALPERARTASLVRLIAERLPERR, encoded by the coding sequence GAGTGACCGCGGAACGCAAGGCCGAGGAACTGGCGTCGTTGCTGAACAGGCGCGGGGCGGAGGTGGTGCAGGCCCCCGCGATGCACACCGTTCCGCTGCCGCGGGACGGAGCGTTGGCCGAGTCCACCGCCGAAGTGCTCGCCGCCGAGGTGGACTACGTCGTCGCCACCACGGGAGTGGGGTTCCGCGGATGGCTCGAGGCCGCCGACACCGCGGGGGACGGGGCGGCGTTGCGCGAGCGACTGTCCGCGGCGACCCTGCTCGCGCGCGGTTCCAAGGCCGTGGGTGCGATCCGCGGCGCCGGGCTCGAGGTGGCTTGGAGCGCCCCTTCGGAGGAGGCGGGTGAGGTCCTGGACCACCTGCTGACGCGCGAGCTGCGTGGCAGGCGCGTGGTCGTCCAGGTGCACGGTGACCCGATGTCGTGGTTCCGCGAACGCCTCGTGGAGGCGGGAGCGGAGGTGATCGCCGTGATGGTCTACCGATGGACTGATCCCCTGGAGCCGGAGAAGCTGGACGACCTCATCGATCGGGTGATCGACGGCCGGGTGCACGCGCTGGCCTTCACCAGTGCCCCAGCCGCGGCGAACCTGCTGGGGCGGGCGGAGCGGATCGGGCGTTCCGCGGAGTTGCACGAGGCGGTCAACGGCGGTGTGCTGCTCGGCTGCGTGGGTTCGGTGACGGCGGCTCCGCTGGTGGAAGCGGGTTTGTCCTGCGCGTTACCGGAGCGCGCGCGGACCGCTTCTCTGGTGCGCCTGATCGCGGAGCGGCTTCCCGAACGGCGCTGA